Proteins from one Cicer arietinum cultivar CDC Frontier isolate Library 1 chromosome 3, Cicar.CDCFrontier_v2.0, whole genome shotgun sequence genomic window:
- the LOC101489700 gene encoding uncharacterized protein has translation MESTSSRVNVPNSRQSSKRLLFDRRYGWVIDEWKHPAEEALDGGRGMFCILPLAKSLVQMASQSINLGVTTAIKAAEKPQMFSLQMLQSALDDGVRKFVSSLKVGRCKGFFLNKNSVSHGSNSSSNFHSESNQ, from the exons ATGGAATCCACAAGCTCCAGAGTCAATGTTCCGAACTCTAGACAATCCTCAAAGCGTCTTCTGTTTGATCGTCGCTATGGATGGGT AATTGATGAATGGAAACATCCAGCAGAGGAAGCACTTGACGGTGGCCGAGGAAT GTTTTGCATACTCCCACTTGCCAAAAGTCTGGTGCAGATGGCCTCACAATCG ATAAATCTTGGAGTTACCACAGCAATAAAAGCTGCTGAAAAGCCACAGATGTTTTCCTTGCAGATGCTACAGAGTGCTCTTGATGACGGTGTTCGCAAGTTTGTGTCGTCATTGAAAGTCGGCAGGTGTAAAGGCTTCTTCCTCAACAAGAATTCTGTGTCTCATGGTTCCAACAGCTCCTCCAACTTCCATTCAGAAAGCAACCAATGA